The following coding sequences are from one Streptomyces venezuelae window:
- a CDS encoding serine hydrolase domain-containing protein: MKRLGSLVLLLVLAASSAGCSDVRTAAGSGGGHGREASVPSERVDPAVDRFLDGALPDGPGITVAAARGDRLKHCAGRGLADHARRTPATCDTVYDVMSITKQFTAAAVLKLETAGELRVTDRIDRYLGPVPEDKRGITLHQLLTHTAGLPEGLGDDYEPVSRAEMLDEAMKARLRSVPGEEFHYSNVGYSLLAAVVEEASGQSYERFLSERLFRPAGMTRTGYVLPDWDRAQVAVEYNRHGRAQGRPMDHPWAPDGPYWNLHGNGGMLSTARDMFRWHRALTGDTILSEEAKRKLFAPRVRVPELDGSYGYGWVVVDSDDGRVAWHDGGNDWSLATAAEYRRGRVMVFWVSNHAYRKGKWNLEDGQLELSGGVAERVRRSG; encoded by the coding sequence GTGAAGCGCCTCGGTTCCCTCGTGCTGTTGCTCGTGCTCGCAGCCTCGTCCGCCGGATGCTCGGATGTCCGCACCGCGGCCGGATCGGGGGGTGGTCACGGGAGGGAAGCGTCGGTCCCGTCGGAGCGGGTCGATCCCGCTGTCGACCGCTTCCTCGACGGAGCGCTGCCCGACGGCCCCGGCATCACCGTGGCCGCCGCCCGCGGCGACAGGCTCAAGCACTGCGCGGGGCGCGGTCTCGCCGACCACGCAAGGAGGACTCCCGCCACGTGCGACACCGTGTACGACGTCATGTCGATCACGAAGCAGTTCACCGCAGCCGCCGTCCTGAAGCTGGAGACGGCGGGCGAGTTGCGGGTCACCGACCGGATCGACCGGTACCTCGGACCGGTCCCCGAGGACAAGCGGGGCATCACCCTCCACCAGCTCCTCACTCACACGGCAGGGCTGCCCGAAGGGCTCGGCGACGACTACGAGCCGGTCTCACGCGCGGAGATGCTCGACGAAGCGATGAAGGCACGGCTGCGGTCGGTGCCGGGCGAGGAATTCCACTACTCGAACGTCGGCTACAGCCTGTTGGCCGCGGTCGTCGAGGAGGCCTCCGGGCAGAGTTACGAGCGTTTCCTCTCGGAGCGTCTGTTCCGCCCCGCCGGAATGACCCGCACCGGTTACGTGCTGCCCGACTGGGACCGCGCGCAGGTCGCCGTCGAGTACAACCGGCACGGGCGGGCGCAGGGACGGCCGATGGACCACCCGTGGGCTCCCGACGGACCGTACTGGAATCTGCACGGCAACGGCGGAATGCTCTCCACCGCCCGGGACATGTTCCGCTGGCACCGCGCCCTCACCGGAGACACCATCCTCTCCGAGGAGGCGAAACGGAAACTGTTCGCGCCGCGGGTGCGGGTGCCGGAGCTGGACGGCTCGTACGGCTACGGCTGGGTCGTCGTCGACTCCGACGACGGCCGGGTGGCCTGGCACGACGGCGGCAACGACTGGTCACTGGCGACGGCCGCGGAGTACCGGCGCGGGCGGGTCATGGTGTTCTGGGTGAGCAACCACGCCTACCGGAAAGGGAAGTGGAACCTGGAGGACGGCCAACTGGAGCTGTCCGGCGGGGTGGCCGAGCGGGTACGGCGGTCCGGTTGA
- a CDS encoding ROK family protein, with protein MNGKADPRAEGEVTTRTRLERGRGALGPALELVHTGRAPTRAVLTAELGVTRATAGAVAAELEALGLIRIDAKPSAAAGSQGRPSHRLAVAEEGPVALAAQVHADGFRAALVGLGGGIVATAPGCETVDADPAQVLGAVVDAGARLLRETGRRCVGAGLAVPSAVAKPEGTALNPLHLAWPAGAPVSEIFAQCVREAGIEGPAFAGNDVNLAAIAEHRHGAGRGARDLLCVATGHRGVGGALVLDGRLHTGSSGLALEVGHLTVNSEGRPCYCGSRGCLDVETDPLAFLTAAGREPGPEGLLVQARGLLRDAYGDPSVRSAAEALIDRLGLGLAGLVNILNPDRIILGGLHRALLEADPDRLRAVVADRSLWGQSGGVPILACTLDHNSLVGAAELAWQPVLDDPLGALG; from the coding sequence ATGAACGGCAAGGCTGACCCCCGTGCCGAGGGGGAAGTGACCACGCGTACCCGCCTGGAGCGAGGGCGCGGCGCGCTGGGCCCCGCGCTCGAACTGGTCCACACCGGGCGCGCCCCCACCCGTGCCGTGCTCACCGCGGAGCTGGGCGTCACCCGCGCCACGGCGGGCGCGGTCGCCGCCGAGCTCGAGGCGCTCGGGCTGATCCGGATCGACGCGAAGCCGAGCGCGGCCGCGGGTTCGCAGGGCAGGCCGTCGCACCGGCTCGCCGTCGCGGAGGAGGGGCCTGTCGCGCTCGCCGCGCAAGTGCACGCCGACGGGTTCAGGGCGGCGCTGGTCGGGCTCGGCGGGGGCATCGTGGCGACGGCGCCGGGTTGTGAGACCGTCGACGCCGACCCCGCGCAGGTCCTCGGGGCGGTCGTCGACGCGGGCGCTCGACTGCTGCGCGAGACCGGGCGGCGGTGTGTGGGCGCCGGTCTCGCCGTGCCGTCCGCGGTCGCCAAGCCGGAGGGCACCGCGCTCAACCCGCTGCACCTGGCATGGCCCGCGGGTGCGCCGGTCAGCGAGATCTTCGCGCAGTGCGTACGGGAGGCGGGCATCGAAGGGCCGGCCTTCGCGGGCAACGACGTGAACCTCGCGGCGATCGCCGAGCACCGCCATGGCGCGGGCCGGGGCGCGCGGGACCTCCTCTGTGTGGCGACCGGTCACCGGGGCGTGGGCGGCGCCCTCGTCCTCGACGGCCGCCTGCACACCGGGAGTTCGGGCCTCGCCCTGGAGGTGGGTCACCTCACGGTGAACTCCGAGGGGCGCCCCTGTTACTGCGGCAGCCGGGGCTGCCTGGACGTCGAGACGGACCCTCTGGCCTTCCTGACGGCGGCGGGCCGCGAGCCCGGCCCCGAGGGACTGCTCGTGCAGGCCCGGGGGCTGCTCCGCGACGCCTATGGCGACCCGTCCGTGCGCTCCGCCGCCGAGGCGCTCATCGACCGGCTCGGCCTCGGGCTCGCGGGCCTGGTCAACATCCTCAACCCCGACCGCATCATCCTGGGCGGCCTGCACCGCGCCCTGCTGGAGGCGGACCCGGACCGCCTGCGCGCGGTCGTCGCGGACCGGAGCCTGTGGGGACAGAGCGGCGGCGTACCGATCCTGGCGTGCACGCTGGACCACAACAGCCTGGTGGGGGCGGCGGAGTTGGCCTGGCAGCCGGTCCTCGACGATCCGCTGGGGGCGTTGGGGTAG
- a CDS encoding MFS transporter, with translation MPLLNKIGTTAPRPSPTPPGLRRLRVILTIFFALDGFIFAGWVVRIPAIKDRTGASAGDLGLALLGVSVGAVITMTLTGRLCRRFGTHPVTVACGVLLSLSVALPPLTHSAPALGAVLLVFGAAYGGINVAFNSAAVDLVAALRRPIMPSFHAAFSLGGMAGAGLGGLIAGSLSPTRHLLGLTVIGLLVTAVAGRALLRIEPPAPAEAREARDSRDGRDARNIRGPRDTRDSRDSRPGTNSPPIPDSTCTSTPDSTCAPAPNGTRTPDSTPRRPAPRTRRLVLVFGLIALCTAFGEGALADWGALHLEQDLAAHPGVAAASYSCFALAMTIGRLSGTTLLERLGQTPILVTGGATAAAGMLLGALAPTVWLALLGFAVTGLGLANIFPVAIERAGALAGPDGVATASTLGYGGMLLGPPAIGFMAEWFTLPIALTSVAVLAGLAAVIGCTTRHR, from the coding sequence GTGCCGCTACTAAACAAAATCGGGACCACAGCGCCGCGACCCTCCCCCACACCCCCCGGCCTCCGCCGCCTCCGCGTCATCCTCACGATCTTCTTCGCTCTGGACGGATTCATCTTCGCCGGATGGGTCGTCCGCATCCCCGCCATCAAGGACCGGACCGGCGCGTCGGCCGGCGACCTCGGGCTCGCGCTGCTCGGGGTCTCCGTCGGCGCCGTGATCACGATGACGCTGACCGGACGGCTCTGCCGCCGCTTCGGCACCCACCCCGTGACCGTCGCCTGCGGCGTGCTGCTCTCCCTCAGCGTCGCCCTGCCTCCCCTGACGCACTCGGCACCGGCTCTGGGCGCGGTGCTGCTGGTCTTCGGAGCGGCGTACGGAGGCATCAACGTCGCCTTCAACAGTGCCGCCGTCGACCTCGTGGCCGCGCTGCGCCGCCCGATCATGCCCAGCTTCCACGCGGCGTTCAGCCTCGGCGGCATGGCCGGCGCCGGGCTCGGCGGACTGATCGCGGGCTCCCTCTCCCCCACGCGCCACCTGCTCGGCCTCACCGTGATCGGCCTGCTCGTCACGGCCGTCGCCGGACGCGCCCTGCTGCGCATCGAGCCGCCCGCACCCGCGGAGGCCCGAGAGGCCCGAGACAGCCGGGACGGCCGAGACGCCCGAAACATCCGGGGCCCCCGGGACACCCGGGACAGCCGCGACAGCAGGCCGGGCACGAACAGCCCCCCAATCCCGGACAGCACCTGCACATCCACCCCCGACAGCACCTGCGCACCCGCCCCGAATGGCACCCGCACCCCTGACAGCACCCCCCGTCGCCCCGCCCCCCGCACCCGCCGCCTCGTCCTCGTCTTCGGTCTCATCGCGCTCTGCACCGCCTTCGGCGAGGGTGCGCTCGCCGACTGGGGCGCCCTGCACCTGGAACAAGACCTGGCCGCCCACCCGGGCGTCGCAGCCGCCAGCTACTCCTGCTTCGCCCTCGCCATGACCATCGGCCGACTCAGCGGGACCACGCTGCTCGAACGCCTCGGCCAGACCCCGATACTCGTCACCGGCGGCGCCACGGCCGCCGCCGGCATGCTGCTTGGCGCGCTCGCGCCGACGGTCTGGCTCGCGCTCCTCGGCTTCGCCGTCACCGGTCTCGGGCTCGCCAACATCTTCCCCGTCGCGATCGAGCGCGCGGGCGCGCTGGCCGGGCCCGACGGGGTCGCCACCGCCTCCACCCTCGGCTACGGCGGCATGCTCCTCGGCCCGCCCGCCATCGGCTTCATGGCCGAGTGGTTCACCCTGCCGATCGCCCTCACCAGCGTGGCCGTGCTCGCGGGTCTGGCCGCCGTGATCGGCTGCACGACGCGTCACCGGTAG
- a CDS encoding amino acid adenylation domain-containing protein, translating to MSLPYMLRAAVLAQPDRTAVSCGADRLTFRQLGERSQNLAERLRHLGVAADEPVGIFLPPSVDLMVSVWGVLCAGAAYLPLSPEYPDERVRYMVADSRTAVVLTDASLSDRLSALTPPETRILTVTGDDSATGAHVPGLVRGDDLAYVIYTSGSTGRPKGIGIEHRGIVHQMRWLADEQGLDRTKTVLQKTPLSFDAAQWEILAPACGASVVMSRPGVYADPGGLLDLVMANEVTTLQGVPTLLRALADTGRLADCTSLTQVFSGGEALTRSLATELLDALPGCELVNLYGPSECTINASSHRVDRHALRHGPEHLSIGRPVRGMRFHILDTDRRPVPSGESGELYIAGPQLARGYLNKPVLTADRFVSGGGEARATRLYRTGDLARWNADGTVQFLGRTDSQVKLRGFRVELDEIKVSVEKHDWVKSAAVLVRDDPRTGANLVAFVELDPERAALMDQGNHGSHHRSKQSKLQLKAQLGNLGVREDEGLPAVALPGRAATARQRRTVFARKTYRFYEGGPVTRDDLLALLARPAERTAAPRDPATLTRHELGALLRHFGQFPSGERLLPKYGYASPGSLYATQLYLELSGIAGLEAGHYYYHPVDHRLTLIAPTPTPAPGTGRSASRMRVHFVGRRSAIEPVYRNNIREVLGFEAGHMVGLFDHVLPEYGLRVTARADEPGVKDVLRCPDEDLYLAAYEIGTAADPAAPHPVDLYVQAHPGRIADLAEGQYRYRDGALARVSDGLVRKQDVIAINQEVYTRAAFGVTMIGRAAEPWQRYTDLGRELQRLQMNDLGLGLMSSGYSSETGHPLASARRITALLGANPGDTASYFAVGGRISEEQRLSEGMKEDSVHMRGPAEILKENLAETLPPYMVPNRVTVLDSFPLTPNGKIDHQALRELDRAAVDDADAPVVAPRTPTEEAVAALWREVLRQERVSIRDDFFAVGGHSLTAVNLVGRINRELGSSLPLQVLFDAPTIAGLARLVDRTPTTALSRLVRLGGTDDGRPVFCWPGLGGYPMSLRLLAGRLGLTRPFLGVQAYGINPGERAYPTFEEMVAKDIELIRQAQPKGPYTLWGYSFGARVAFAVARRLEQAGERVDEVILLAPGKPPVEVRDGAPGEATVDFTDPAFVAILYSVFAGTVQRSAIAECLASTHDEESFIACLCDRFEHLDRELVRRIVGVVRLTFLFEYGPEDMAGQRLAAPVTVFRAAGDQDSFIDHGHGPALSARPPRVNRLQADHYALLRAHGVDELVTALRGARLTRKVIPVPHVNIKHFPDNLEEAKISALVDAITSAVRTAFSVDEGVVSIALEPVAQDVWNERVYIPEIVEDPGHLVQSPDY from the coding sequence TTGTCCCTGCCATACATGCTGCGCGCGGCTGTTCTCGCCCAGCCCGACCGGACCGCCGTCTCCTGCGGCGCGGACAGACTGACTTTCCGGCAGCTCGGCGAGCGGAGCCAGAACCTGGCGGAACGCCTGCGGCACCTCGGCGTCGCGGCGGATGAACCCGTCGGCATCTTCCTGCCGCCCTCCGTCGACCTCATGGTGAGCGTCTGGGGCGTGCTCTGCGCGGGCGCCGCCTATCTGCCGCTGTCGCCCGAGTATCCGGACGAGCGCGTGCGCTACATGGTCGCGGACTCGCGGACCGCGGTCGTCCTGACGGACGCGTCCCTGTCCGACCGGCTGTCGGCCCTGACCCCACCGGAGACGCGGATCCTCACCGTGACCGGGGACGACAGTGCCACGGGAGCACATGTCCCCGGGCTCGTACGGGGCGACGACCTCGCGTACGTGATCTACACCTCCGGGAGCACGGGCCGTCCCAAGGGCATCGGCATCGAGCACCGCGGCATCGTCCACCAGATGCGCTGGCTGGCCGACGAGCAGGGGCTCGACCGGACGAAGACAGTGCTGCAGAAGACGCCGTTGAGTTTCGACGCGGCACAGTGGGAGATCCTCGCCCCGGCCTGCGGCGCGAGCGTGGTGATGAGCCGGCCGGGGGTCTATGCCGACCCCGGCGGGCTCCTCGACCTGGTCATGGCCAACGAGGTGACCACGCTCCAGGGCGTGCCGACGCTGCTGCGGGCGCTCGCCGACACGGGTCGGCTGGCCGACTGCACCTCGCTCACGCAGGTCTTCAGCGGTGGCGAGGCGCTCACCAGGAGTCTGGCGACCGAACTTCTCGACGCGCTGCCCGGCTGTGAACTGGTCAACCTGTACGGCCCGAGCGAGTGCACCATCAACGCCTCGTCGCACCGCGTGGACCGGCACGCCCTCCGGCACGGTCCGGAGCACTTGTCCATCGGACGGCCCGTGCGCGGCATGCGCTTCCACATCCTCGACACCGACCGGCGGCCGGTCCCGTCGGGCGAGTCCGGCGAACTGTACATAGCGGGGCCCCAGTTGGCCCGCGGCTACCTGAACAAGCCGGTGCTGACGGCGGACCGGTTCGTCTCCGGCGGCGGCGAGGCCCGCGCCACCCGCCTTTACCGCACCGGAGACCTGGCACGGTGGAACGCCGACGGCACGGTGCAGTTCCTCGGCCGCACCGACAGCCAGGTCAAGCTCCGCGGCTTCCGGGTCGAGCTGGACGAGATCAAGGTGTCCGTCGAGAAGCACGACTGGGTGAAGTCAGCCGCCGTACTGGTCCGTGACGATCCGCGGACCGGCGCCAACCTCGTCGCCTTCGTCGAACTCGACCCGGAGCGAGCCGCGTTGATGGACCAGGGCAATCACGGCTCCCACCACCGGTCCAAGCAGAGCAAACTGCAGCTCAAGGCGCAGCTCGGCAATCTGGGGGTCCGCGAGGACGAGGGGCTGCCCGCCGTCGCGTTACCGGGGCGGGCCGCGACGGCCCGGCAGCGCCGCACCGTGTTCGCCCGCAAGACGTACCGCTTCTACGAAGGCGGCCCCGTCACCCGCGACGACCTCCTGGCCCTGCTCGCCCGGCCCGCCGAACGGACCGCCGCACCCCGCGACCCGGCCACCCTCACCCGGCACGAACTGGGTGCCCTGCTCCGCCACTTCGGCCAGTTCCCCAGCGGCGAACGCCTTCTGCCCAAGTACGGGTACGCCTCCCCCGGCTCCCTCTACGCCACCCAGCTGTACCTGGAGCTGTCCGGCATCGCCGGCCTGGAGGCGGGCCACTACTACTACCACCCGGTAGACCACCGCCTCACGCTGATCGCGCCCACGCCCACACCCGCGCCCGGTACCGGCCGGTCGGCGTCCAGGATGCGGGTCCACTTCGTCGGGCGCCGCTCGGCCATCGAGCCGGTCTACCGGAACAACATCCGGGAGGTCCTCGGGTTCGAAGCGGGCCACATGGTCGGCCTGTTCGACCACGTCCTCCCCGAGTACGGCCTGCGCGTCACCGCCCGCGCGGACGAGCCCGGGGTCAAGGACGTGCTGCGCTGCCCGGACGAGGACCTCTACCTGGCCGCGTACGAGATCGGGACAGCCGCGGACCCGGCCGCGCCCCACCCGGTCGACCTGTACGTGCAGGCGCACCCCGGCCGGATCGCCGACCTCGCGGAGGGCCAGTACCGGTACCGCGACGGGGCTCTGGCGCGGGTCTCCGACGGACTGGTCCGCAAGCAGGACGTCATCGCCATCAACCAGGAGGTCTACACACGCGCCGCTTTCGGGGTCACCATGATCGGCCGGGCGGCAGAGCCCTGGCAGCGCTACACCGACCTCGGCCGTGAACTGCAACGCCTCCAGATGAACGACCTGGGCCTGGGCCTCATGTCCTCCGGCTACAGCTCGGAGACCGGCCATCCGCTGGCATCGGCCCGGCGCATCACGGCCCTCCTCGGCGCGAACCCGGGCGACACGGCGTCCTATTTCGCCGTGGGCGGCCGGATCAGCGAGGAGCAGCGGCTGAGTGAGGGCATGAAGGAGGACTCCGTCCACATGCGGGGTCCCGCCGAGATCCTCAAGGAGAACCTGGCCGAGACCCTGCCTCCGTACATGGTGCCCAACCGGGTCACCGTCCTCGACTCCTTCCCGCTCACCCCCAACGGCAAGATCGACCACCAGGCGCTGCGCGAGCTTGACCGGGCAGCGGTCGACGACGCCGACGCACCCGTCGTAGCGCCGCGCACGCCGACCGAGGAGGCGGTCGCCGCGCTGTGGCGCGAGGTGCTGCGCCAAGAGCGGGTCTCGATCCGGGACGACTTCTTCGCCGTCGGCGGCCATTCGCTGACCGCCGTCAACCTGGTCGGCCGGATCAACCGTGAGCTGGGCAGTTCCCTGCCGTTGCAGGTGCTGTTCGACGCGCCGACCATCGCGGGTCTCGCCCGGCTCGTCGACCGCACGCCGACCACCGCGCTGTCCCGGCTGGTGCGGCTCGGCGGCACGGACGACGGGCGGCCGGTCTTCTGCTGGCCCGGCCTCGGCGGCTACCCGATGAGCCTGCGGCTCCTGGCGGGACGGCTCGGCCTCACCCGGCCGTTCCTCGGCGTCCAGGCATACGGCATCAACCCGGGCGAGCGCGCGTACCCGACGTTCGAGGAGATGGTCGCCAAGGACATCGAACTGATCCGGCAGGCGCAGCCGAAGGGCCCGTACACGCTGTGGGGATACTCCTTCGGGGCCCGCGTCGCCTTCGCGGTGGCCCGGCGGCTGGAGCAGGCCGGTGAGCGCGTCGACGAGGTGATCCTCCTGGCGCCGGGCAAACCCCCCGTGGAGGTGCGGGACGGCGCACCCGGTGAGGCGACGGTCGACTTCACCGACCCCGCCTTCGTGGCGATCCTCTACTCCGTCTTCGCGGGGACCGTCCAGCGGTCCGCGATCGCCGAATGCCTCGCGTCGACGCACGACGAGGAGTCCTTCATCGCGTGCCTCTGCGACCGGTTCGAGCATCTGGACCGCGAGCTGGTGCGCAGGATCGTCGGCGTGGTCCGGCTGACGTTCCTGTTCGAGTACGGCCCCGAGGACATGGCGGGGCAACGGCTCGCGGCGCCGGTCACGGTGTTCCGGGCCGCGGGCGACCAGGACTCCTTCATCGATCACGGCCATGGCCCCGCGCTGTCGGCCAGGCCTCCCCGGGTCAACCGGCTGCAGGCCGACCACTACGCACTGCTGCGCGCGCACGGAGTGGACGAACTCGTCACCGCCCTGCGCGGCGCGCGCCTCACCCGAAAGGTCATCCCGGTGCCCCACGTCAACATCAAGCACTTCCCGGACAACCTCGAAGAGGCCAAGATCTCAGCGCTCGTGGACGCGATCACGAGCGCGGTCAGGACCGCCTTCTCCGTCGACGAGGGGGTGGTGTCCATCGCCCTGGAGCCCGTGGCCCAGGACGTGTGGAACGAGCGGGTCTACATCCCGGAGATCGTCGAAGATCCCGGCCACCTCGTCCAGAGTCCGGACTACTGA
- the epsC gene encoding serine O-acetyltransferase EpsC produces the protein MRRTLTRAREDLSMIVERDPSIHTRAQALLHPALPALWAHRAAHLLHTRGRRRLARTIAYVARAATGGVEIHPGARLGRRVFIDHGAAVVIGETAEIGDDVTIFHQVTLGAVGWWRDGRRAPGARRHPVVGDRVVLGTNAIVLGPVTVGDDALIGAGALVLGDVPPRARVAAPVAAVTVPLSPAERAESEQLLRTLATTGCW, from the coding sequence ATGCGCAGGACACTCACCAGGGCGCGCGAGGACCTCTCCATGATCGTGGAGCGGGACCCGTCGATCCACACCCGCGCGCAGGCACTGCTGCATCCCGCCCTGCCGGCCCTGTGGGCCCACCGGGCGGCGCACCTCCTCCACACCCGCGGCCGACGCCGACTCGCCCGGACCATCGCCTATGTCGCGCGGGCAGCGACCGGCGGCGTCGAGATCCATCCGGGCGCGCGGCTCGGCCGGCGCGTGTTCATCGACCACGGGGCCGCCGTCGTCATCGGGGAGACCGCCGAGATCGGCGACGACGTCACGATCTTCCACCAGGTCACCCTGGGCGCGGTCGGCTGGTGGCGGGACGGGCGGCGCGCGCCGGGTGCCCGGCGCCACCCCGTCGTCGGCGACCGGGTGGTGCTCGGCACCAACGCGATCGTCCTCGGCCCTGTCACCGTCGGCGACGACGCGCTGATTGGTGCGGGGGCGCTGGTCCTGGGCGATGTGCCGCCCCGGGCCCGCGTGGCGGCCCCCGTGGCCGCGGTCACCGTACCGCTGTCGCCCGCGGAACGCGCCGAGTCGGAGCAGCTGCTCCGCACCCTGGCCACCACCGGGTGCTGGTGA
- a CDS encoding pyridoxal-phosphate dependent enzyme, which yields MLPRHPSGGAAIRYLTARPGRVVSVAGRERAAALPGVEEVVIKPRPGSVVRELRRNGDRSGHVLAVAETAELAARTAEAAVQEIGIRTEPVARRPVADSLVDLVGGTPLLRLPLDRIVDGAPADAEVLAKLELFNPWSSSKDRAALAMLRGAEKRGLLVPGSGTVIEATSGNTGISLAALAADRGYRCVIVLPDNATPERVAMLRSLGAEVVRTPHSGGYRAAVDLAEELHRRTPGSWFCRQHDNPDNTRAHYETTGPEIWSDVGGRVDVFVCGVGTGGTLSGAGRYLRESHPAVRIVAVEPAGSPLLSGGEPGAHGIPGFNGGFIAPTTQQSLIDEVITVSDADALDTTRRLARHAGLMTGVSGGAVVHACGVLAARPEYRGRRIVTLLPDTGERYLGVLAHEKTPGGVR from the coding sequence GTGCTGCCGCGGCATCCGTCCGGGGGCGCCGCGATCCGCTATCTGACGGCGCGGCCCGGCCGGGTGGTGTCGGTCGCCGGCCGGGAGCGCGCCGCCGCGCTGCCGGGCGTCGAGGAGGTCGTCATCAAGCCCCGACCGGGCTCTGTGGTGCGGGAGTTACGACGCAACGGCGACCGGTCCGGTCATGTGCTCGCGGTGGCGGAGACGGCCGAGCTGGCGGCGCGCACGGCGGAGGCGGCCGTCCAGGAGATCGGGATCCGTACCGAGCCGGTCGCCCGGCGTCCGGTCGCGGACTCCCTCGTCGACCTCGTCGGCGGCACGCCGCTGCTGCGGCTGCCGTTGGACCGGATCGTGGACGGCGCCCCCGCGGACGCCGAGGTGCTCGCGAAGCTGGAGCTGTTCAACCCCTGGTCCAGCAGCAAGGACAGGGCGGCCCTCGCCATGTTGCGGGGCGCCGAGAAGCGGGGGCTGCTCGTGCCGGGCTCCGGCACCGTGATCGAGGCGACGTCCGGCAACACCGGTATCTCGCTGGCCGCCCTGGCCGCGGACCGCGGTTACCGGTGCGTCATCGTGCTGCCGGACAACGCGACCCCGGAACGGGTGGCGATGCTGCGGTCGCTCGGCGCCGAAGTGGTACGGACCCCGCACTCCGGCGGCTATCGCGCGGCGGTCGACCTGGCCGAGGAGCTCCATCGGCGCACGCCCGGCTCCTGGTTCTGCCGCCAGCACGACAACCCGGACAACACGCGGGCGCACTACGAGACCACGGGCCCCGAGATCTGGAGCGACGTCGGCGGACGCGTCGACGTGTTCGTCTGCGGAGTGGGAACCGGCGGTACGCTCAGCGGCGCGGGGCGCTATCTCCGCGAGAGTCACCCCGCTGTGCGGATCGTGGCGGTGGAGCCCGCGGGCTCGCCGCTGCTGTCCGGCGGTGAGCCCGGCGCGCACGGCATCCCGGGCTTCAACGGCGGCTTCATCGCGCCGACCACGCAGCAGAGCCTCATCGACGAGGTGATCACGGTGTCCGACGCGGACGCCCTGGACACCACCCGGCGACTCGCACGGCACGCCGGCCTGATGACCGGTGTCTCGGGCGGCGCGGTCGTCCACGCGTGCGGCGTGCTCGCCGCCCGGCCCGAGTACCGGGGCCGACGCATCGTGACACTGCTGCCGGACACCGGTGAGCGGTATCTCGGCGTGCTCGCCCACGAGAAGACCCCGGGCGGTGTCCGATGA